A single genomic interval of Microbacterium hydrocarbonoxydans harbors:
- a CDS encoding Pr6Pr family membrane protein: MRARSVFGVLRLATAAVCTVALVHRLLWGLSSRTIAGENFFAYLTVQSNCALVVVLLIGAVLAFLRASDPRWFTVALALVLTWTITAGLAFALIVWQAGLRGIRVDVPWSDQVLHFWLPACTALAWVFTPGHRGVPWWVVPTALAFPLAWGGVTLWRGPSVGWYPYYFLDPRQVSGPPEFLLTSAIALAIFALVATVIVFVSRMRRRGRERPEV, from the coding sequence GTGAGGGCACGATCCGTGTTCGGCGTGCTGCGCCTGGCGACAGCAGCCGTGTGCACCGTCGCCCTCGTGCACCGACTGCTCTGGGGGCTCAGCTCCCGCACGATCGCCGGCGAGAACTTCTTCGCCTATCTGACCGTGCAGTCCAACTGCGCGCTCGTCGTGGTGCTGCTGATCGGCGCCGTGCTCGCGTTCCTCCGCGCGAGCGACCCTCGCTGGTTCACGGTCGCGCTCGCTCTCGTGCTCACCTGGACGATCACCGCGGGCCTCGCCTTCGCGCTGATCGTCTGGCAGGCGGGGCTGCGCGGCATCCGCGTCGACGTCCCCTGGTCCGATCAGGTGCTGCACTTCTGGCTGCCCGCGTGCACCGCCCTTGCCTGGGTCTTCACCCCCGGTCATCGCGGCGTGCCGTGGTGGGTGGTGCCGACGGCGCTCGCCTTCCCGCTGGCGTGGGGCGGCGTGACCCTGTGGCGCGGTCCGTCGGTGGGCTGGTACCCCTACTACTTCCTCGACCCCCGCCAGGTGTCGGGGCCCCCGGAGTTCCTGCTCACCAGCGCCATCGCCCTGGCGATCTTCGCGCTCGTCGCCACGGTGATCGTGTTCGTCAGCCGGATGCGCCGGCGCGGCCGGGAGCGCCCAGAGGTCTGA
- a CDS encoding DoxX family protein → MGIPLPEIAAPVVAFIELICGTLLILGLFTRPVGVLLAVDMIVALIAVHLPAGLWVGEGGYEFVAVLGVASLALALTGAGRFSLDGAFLRGRAPAWLS, encoded by the coding sequence ATGGGGATCCCCCTGCCAGAGATCGCCGCTCCCGTGGTCGCCTTCATCGAGCTGATTTGCGGGACCCTGCTCATTCTCGGGCTGTTCACTCGCCCGGTCGGCGTGCTCCTGGCCGTCGACATGATCGTCGCCCTGATCGCGGTGCACCTGCCCGCAGGCCTCTGGGTCGGCGAGGGCGGATACGAGTTCGTCGCCGTGCTGGGCGTCGCGTCCCTCGCGCTCGCTCTCACCGGCGCGGGCCGTTTCTCGCTCGATGGCGCCTTCCTCCGCGGACGCGCGCCCGCCTGGCTCAGCTGA
- a CDS encoding long-chain-fatty-acid--CoA ligase: protein MSPTPYESRPWLDSYADGVPAEIETPAQTLPEMMAASVTAFARRPALEFFGSVTTYRELGAQILRAAEGLRRLGVGRGDRVALVLPNCPQHVVAFYAALRLGAIVVEHNPLYTARELRHQFEDHGAKVAIVWDKTVDTIAEFPSDLRVEHIVSVDLTEAMPAGQRLLLRLPVPKARAARAKLTATPRTRHALAWRKLIDHRPLSRRVPGPTLDDTALLQYTSGTTGDPKGAILTHANLRANAMQGRAWVPGLVDGEETFYGVLPLFHAYGMTLCLTFAMSIGAKLVLFPTFDLGLVTKAAKTSPPTFLPAVPPIYDQLARAASRGTIDLSTVRFAISGAMSLPVATVQRWEEATGGLLVEGYGMTESSPVALGNPMGRTRRPGTVGVPFPSTEIRVVDPADTDVDLPVGERGELLIRGPQVFTGYWRRPSDTADVLLADGWLRTGDIAEVSPDGFVTIVDRLKELIITGGFNVSPSEVEDALEAHPDVVAAAVVGLPRSNGGEEVAAAVVLREGAALDSAALRDFCRTRLTPYKVPKRVVAVDDLPRSLIGKVLRRQVRDRMLAE from the coding sequence ATGTCCCCCACCCCGTACGAATCCCGACCCTGGCTCGACTCCTACGCGGACGGCGTCCCGGCGGAGATCGAGACACCGGCCCAGACGCTGCCGGAGATGATGGCCGCGAGCGTCACGGCCTTCGCCCGGCGCCCCGCTCTGGAGTTCTTCGGCTCGGTGACGACCTACCGCGAGCTCGGTGCGCAGATCCTGCGCGCAGCCGAGGGGCTGCGGCGGCTCGGAGTCGGGCGCGGCGACAGGGTCGCGCTCGTGCTGCCCAACTGTCCGCAGCACGTGGTGGCCTTCTATGCCGCGCTCCGCCTCGGCGCGATCGTCGTCGAGCACAACCCGCTCTACACGGCCAGGGAGCTGCGGCACCAGTTCGAGGATCACGGCGCCAAGGTCGCGATCGTCTGGGACAAGACCGTCGACACCATCGCCGAGTTCCCCTCGGACCTGCGCGTCGAGCACATCGTGAGCGTCGACCTCACCGAGGCGATGCCCGCCGGTCAGCGGCTGCTGCTGCGACTGCCGGTGCCGAAGGCACGCGCGGCACGGGCGAAGCTGACCGCCACGCCCCGCACGCGCCATGCGTTGGCCTGGCGGAAGCTGATCGATCACCGGCCGCTGTCGCGCCGGGTGCCGGGGCCGACGCTGGATGACACGGCGCTGCTGCAGTACACCAGCGGCACGACCGGCGATCCGAAGGGCGCGATCCTCACTCACGCCAATCTGCGGGCGAACGCGATGCAGGGACGCGCGTGGGTACCGGGACTCGTCGACGGCGAGGAGACGTTCTACGGCGTCCTGCCGCTCTTCCACGCCTACGGGATGACGCTCTGCCTGACGTTCGCGATGAGCATCGGCGCGAAACTGGTGCTGTTCCCGACGTTCGACCTCGGCCTGGTGACGAAGGCGGCCAAGACCAGCCCGCCCACCTTCCTGCCCGCGGTCCCGCCGATCTACGATCAGCTCGCGCGGGCGGCATCCCGCGGCACGATCGACCTCTCGACCGTGCGGTTCGCGATCTCCGGCGCGATGAGCCTGCCGGTGGCGACCGTGCAGCGGTGGGAGGAGGCGACCGGCGGCCTGCTGGTCGAGGGCTACGGCATGACGGAGAGCTCTCCTGTCGCGCTCGGCAACCCGATGGGCAGGACACGGCGCCCCGGCACGGTCGGGGTGCCCTTCCCGAGCACCGAGATCCGCGTGGTCGACCCCGCCGACACCGACGTCGACCTGCCGGTCGGGGAGCGCGGCGAGCTGCTCATCCGGGGTCCGCAGGTGTTCACCGGGTACTGGCGTCGCCCGAGCGACACGGCCGACGTGCTGCTCGCCGACGGGTGGCTGCGCACCGGGGACATCGCCGAGGTGTCGCCGGACGGATTCGTCACGATCGTCGACCGCCTCAAGGAGCTGATCATCACCGGCGGCTTCAACGTGTCGCCGAGCGAGGTGGAGGATGCGCTCGAGGCTCATCCCGACGTCGTCGCCGCGGCGGTGGTGGGCCTGCCGCGGTCGAACGGCGGCGAGGAGGTGGCCGCCGCGGTGGTGCTCCGCGAGGGCGCGGCCCTGGACTCCGCCGCGCTGCGGGACTTCTGCCGCACGCGGCTCACGCCGTACAAGGTGCCGAAGCGCGTCGTCGCGGTGGACGACCTGCCGCGCTCCCTCATCGGCAAGGTGCTGCGCCGGCAGGTGCGCGATCGGATGCTCGCCGAGTGA
- a CDS encoding DUF4185 domain-containing protein, which yields MPRVPSSSRRAIALAASAALVLALAGCTGGDAVSIDIDQDRPFVLEGVSGLTEIAQLTGPDAMNDTAAVSVAGTDLGSMTNVGDRTYFFFGDTFGERDPESIGGQGGFWRSNVAAWTTDDDPSDGIEFEGWVEDDIGLAGALIEGDHDANGAEGEVTKIPTYGFAIGETIYVSYMSVRFWGEPGAWDANHAALIVSRDDGATWSPVEGVEWPGDSNFVQVATAEVTDGGEGWIYFWSIPSGRFGGVQLMRVPATEEAVEDQSAYSYFAGVDGETPQWSSDMADAETIVEGTIGELSVMWSTYLERWIMTYSDAGSAYIREGITPWGPWGEPIELVSGSEYEGLYSPYLNPRYVTEGGRRIHFALSLWGPYNVFWFSADLDRVGG from the coding sequence ATGCCCCGTGTCCCGTCTTCATCCCGCCGCGCCATCGCCCTCGCGGCATCCGCTGCGCTCGTCCTCGCCCTCGCGGGATGCACGGGCGGCGACGCCGTGAGCATCGACATCGACCAGGACAGGCCTTTCGTGCTGGAGGGCGTCTCCGGCCTCACCGAGATCGCCCAGCTGACCGGTCCCGACGCCATGAACGACACTGCGGCGGTGTCGGTGGCCGGCACCGATCTGGGGTCGATGACCAATGTGGGCGACCGCACGTACTTCTTCTTCGGCGACACCTTCGGGGAGCGCGACCCCGAGTCGATCGGCGGGCAGGGCGGGTTCTGGCGCTCGAACGTGGCCGCCTGGACCACCGACGACGACCCCTCGGACGGGATCGAGTTCGAGGGATGGGTGGAGGACGACATCGGCCTCGCCGGCGCCCTGATCGAGGGGGATCACGACGCCAACGGCGCCGAGGGGGAGGTCACCAAGATCCCCACCTACGGGTTCGCGATCGGCGAGACGATCTACGTCTCGTACATGTCGGTGCGCTTCTGGGGAGAGCCGGGGGCCTGGGATGCCAACCATGCCGCGCTGATCGTGTCGCGTGACGACGGCGCGACCTGGTCACCCGTGGAGGGCGTCGAGTGGCCGGGCGACTCGAACTTCGTCCAGGTCGCGACCGCCGAAGTCACCGACGGCGGGGAGGGCTGGATCTACTTCTGGTCCATCCCGTCCGGACGGTTCGGCGGCGTGCAGCTCATGCGCGTGCCGGCGACGGAGGAGGCCGTCGAGGATCAGTCCGCGTACTCGTACTTCGCGGGCGTCGATGGGGAGACCCCGCAGTGGAGTTCGGACATGGCCGACGCCGAGACGATCGTCGAGGGCACGATCGGCGAGCTGTCGGTGATGTGGTCGACCTACCTCGAGCGATGGATCATGACCTATTCGGATGCCGGCAGCGCCTACATCCGAGAGGGGATCACCCCGTGGGGGCCGTGGGGCGAGCCGATCGAGCTCGTGTCCGGCAGTGAGTACGAGGGGCTGTACTCGCCGTACCTCAACCCCCGCTATGTCACGGAGGGTGGGCGGCGCATCCACTTCGCACTCTCGCTCTGGGGGCCGTACAACGTGTTCTGGTTCTCGGCCGATCTGGACCGCGTCGGCGGATGA
- a CDS encoding ABC transporter substrate-binding protein, with the protein MTITTRTRRAAVTAVGVLTVGAMLAACGSGTPGESAGGDGGEGGVTTVQFWHRTFTPVENEWYADIVKKFNASQDEIKVVDTEVPADAWDQKMKAAQAAGKAPDIYTSSANLLDLVNAGSVHELDSIVSEDALGEILDNAKSISEVDGTHYAYPLLLEPQTVLFWNTDMLDAAGVDSSSAPETWDDLLDACAKIQPTLSDGQYCISPAQDAVTFAWSTVGQQYNFAGHLALSDDWTAPDIDNDEYRSLMEQYKELWDKGYMPKQPLAAYVAGEDFGQQKVAFKVSGSWMMSEIGSDYPDLLSKTGVGAFPSSSDADGRTATTMGNFTWVVDAKSKNPDAAGEFLSWAIAGDPENLVPFFVDTQFTKVPVRQSVQDAVAESEEAADAPWSSVIVDDIAPDAIAGATYPWDVNLAVGTAMESVMKGSASVDDAIKTATAAIQTVIDRDGLPDKAPKN; encoded by the coding sequence ATGACAATCACCACACGCACACGCAGGGCGGCGGTCACCGCCGTCGGCGTGCTGACGGTCGGAGCGATGCTCGCGGCCTGCGGATCCGGCACCCCCGGCGAATCCGCCGGAGGCGACGGCGGAGAGGGCGGCGTCACGACCGTGCAGTTCTGGCACCGCACCTTCACCCCCGTCGAGAACGAGTGGTACGCCGACATCGTCAAGAAGTTCAACGCGTCGCAGGACGAGATCAAGGTCGTCGACACCGAGGTCCCCGCCGACGCCTGGGATCAGAAGATGAAGGCCGCGCAGGCCGCGGGCAAGGCGCCCGACATCTACACGAGCTCGGCCAACCTGCTCGATCTCGTCAACGCCGGCTCGGTGCACGAGCTCGACTCGATCGTCTCCGAGGATGCGCTCGGCGAGATCCTCGACAACGCGAAGTCGATCTCGGAGGTCGACGGCACGCACTACGCCTACCCGCTGCTGCTCGAGCCGCAGACGGTGCTGTTCTGGAACACCGACATGCTCGACGCGGCAGGTGTGGACTCCTCGAGCGCTCCCGAGACGTGGGACGACCTGCTCGACGCCTGCGCGAAGATCCAGCCGACACTCTCGGACGGCCAGTACTGCATCTCGCCGGCGCAGGATGCCGTGACCTTCGCCTGGTCGACGGTCGGTCAGCAGTACAACTTCGCCGGCCACCTGGCCCTGAGCGACGACTGGACCGCCCCCGACATCGACAACGACGAGTACCGCTCGCTGATGGAGCAGTACAAGGAGCTGTGGGACAAGGGATACATGCCCAAGCAGCCCCTCGCTGCCTATGTCGCGGGCGAGGACTTCGGCCAGCAGAAGGTCGCCTTCAAGGTCTCGGGCTCGTGGATGATGTCCGAGATCGGCTCGGACTACCCCGACCTGCTGAGCAAGACGGGCGTGGGTGCGTTCCCGAGCTCCTCGGATGCCGACGGCCGCACCGCCACGACCATGGGCAACTTCACGTGGGTGGTCGATGCGAAGAGCAAGAACCCGGATGCCGCCGGCGAGTTCCTCTCCTGGGCGATCGCCGGTGACCCCGAGAACCTCGTGCCGTTCTTCGTGGACACCCAGTTCACCAAGGTGCCGGTCCGTCAGTCGGTGCAGGACGCCGTCGCCGAGAGCGAAGAGGCCGCGGACGCGCCGTGGTCGAGCGTCATCGTCGACGACATCGCCCCCGACGCCATCGCCGGCGCGACCTACCCGTGGGACGTCAACCTCGCCGTCGGCACCGCGATGGAGTCGGTCATGAAGGGATCGGCCTCCGTGGACGATGCCATCAAGACCGCGACCGCGGCGATCCAGACCGTGATCGACCGCGACGGACTGCCGGACAAGGCGCCGAAGAACTGA
- a CDS encoding carbohydrate ABC transporter permease yields the protein MASQAVQERREIRLRQNRYRYRDNRTAYWFLLPVVVLLGIFVIWPAVYAGYLSFQDWSFYKDPEFVGIRNYSNVLKDPLFLATIGRGFAFVLLTVPVMLVLAFLFASLVVAVSRRAASILKVSIYIPTIISAVIASIIFVLIYNYSGGLLNAFLGTFGIEPIAWIGDPKWALIAIAVPAIWLGMGLTSLIMVAAMVDIPAEYYEAAAMEGANWWQKTSYITLPQMKNVVLYLLITGFVAAIQQFELPLVMTQGGPLDSTTLPNLFIFNHFRNDVNVGYSIAAALLLFVVLGTISALVFKFVNSERLVD from the coding sequence ATGGCCAGTCAGGCTGTGCAGGAGCGCCGGGAGATCCGGCTGAGACAGAATCGCTACCGCTATCGCGACAACAGGACGGCCTACTGGTTCCTGCTGCCGGTGGTGGTGCTGCTGGGGATCTTCGTGATCTGGCCGGCGGTGTACGCGGGGTATCTGTCCTTCCAGGACTGGAGCTTCTACAAGGATCCGGAGTTCGTCGGCATCCGCAACTACTCCAACGTCCTCAAAGATCCGCTGTTCCTCGCCACCATCGGACGAGGATTCGCGTTCGTGCTCCTCACGGTGCCGGTGATGCTCGTGCTCGCGTTCCTCTTCGCCAGCCTCGTCGTCGCGGTGTCGCGTCGCGCAGCCAGCATCCTCAAGGTCAGCATCTACATCCCGACGATCATCTCCGCCGTGATCGCGTCGATCATCTTCGTGCTCATCTACAACTACTCCGGCGGGCTGCTCAACGCCTTCCTGGGTACGTTCGGCATCGAGCCCATCGCCTGGATCGGCGACCCGAAGTGGGCGCTGATCGCCATCGCCGTGCCGGCCATCTGGCTCGGCATGGGGCTGACCTCCCTAATCATGGTCGCCGCGATGGTCGACATCCCGGCCGAGTACTACGAGGCGGCCGCGATGGAGGGCGCCAACTGGTGGCAGAAGACCTCGTACATCACCCTCCCGCAGATGAAGAACGTGGTGCTGTACCTGCTCATCACCGGGTTCGTCGCCGCGATCCAGCAGTTCGAGCTGCCTCTCGTGATGACCCAGGGCGGTCCGCTGGACTCGACCACACTGCCCAACCTCTTCATCTTCAACCACTTCCGCAACGACGTGAACGTGGGCTATTCGATCGCGGCCGCGCTGCTGCTGTTCGTCGTGCTCGGCACGATCTCGGCCCTGGTGTTCAAGTTCGTCAACTCCGAGAGGCTGGTGGACTGA
- a CDS encoding carbohydrate ABC transporter permease translates to MAVIQETTRIVLAGKEPRSPRVPRSTGGWLVLVGKTIVGALFVVASLFPLAWMVIAGFKSKTEVVETPFQFFPEVWLWQNYAQILADPTFLRTLIWTFFGAVLFTVGSLAVNSLAAYAFARLDFRFKGVIWTVVITTMFIPGMTILLTSFIVVTRLSMLDTLAVLVIPGLASAGMVFFIRQFYLNIPKSLEEAAMLDGCGRFGIFLRIFLPLSKPPFVVMGITAFLAYWNSYVWPILTITSPERFVLQQYLATFRSERSTELGLLMAGSVLAAAPVIILFLIFQRQIIGNIKMAGLK, encoded by the coding sequence ATGGCCGTCATCCAGGAGACCACTCGTATCGTGCTCGCCGGCAAGGAGCCGAGGTCGCCGCGCGTCCCGCGCAGCACCGGCGGCTGGCTGGTGCTCGTCGGCAAGACCATCGTGGGCGCGCTCTTCGTCGTCGCCTCGCTGTTCCCGCTCGCGTGGATGGTGATCGCCGGATTCAAGTCGAAGACCGAGGTCGTCGAGACGCCCTTCCAGTTCTTCCCCGAGGTCTGGCTCTGGCAGAACTACGCCCAGATCCTGGCGGACCCGACATTCCTCCGCACGCTCATCTGGACGTTCTTCGGTGCCGTCCTGTTCACCGTCGGCAGCCTCGCGGTCAACTCGCTGGCGGCCTACGCGTTCGCCAGACTCGACTTCCGGTTCAAGGGCGTGATCTGGACCGTCGTGATCACGACCATGTTCATCCCCGGGATGACGATCCTGCTCACGAGCTTCATCGTCGTGACGCGGCTGTCGATGCTCGACACCCTGGCCGTGCTCGTGATCCCCGGGCTCGCGAGCGCCGGGATGGTCTTCTTCATCCGGCAGTTCTATCTGAACATCCCCAAGAGCCTCGAGGAGGCGGCGATGCTCGACGGCTGCGGTCGCTTCGGGATCTTCCTGCGGATCTTCCTGCCGCTGTCCAAGCCGCCGTTCGTCGTGATGGGCATCACCGCGTTCCTCGCGTACTGGAACTCCTACGTGTGGCCCATCCTCACCATCACCTCGCCGGAGCGGTTCGTGCTGCAGCAGTACCTCGCGACCTTCCGCTCCGAGCGCTCGACCGAGCTGGGACTCCTGATGGCCGGGTCGGTGCTGGCGGCCGCGCCGGTGATCATCCTGTTCCTGATCTTCCAGCGCCAGATCATCGGCAACATCAAGATGGCGGGACTCAAATAA
- a CDS encoding DUF2599 domain-containing protein — protein sequence MAAAVGLAASSFGAVAAHADSSEEPDAATFVTQIVPEALASTAPLNASAEGLEAHVGDVDVAIPYGATEPIQLVSDGAEISVGIDAAVSGASLAVGGHAAAFAHADGDASVVNLNDDGSLRITSVLQSAQSQDSFSYTYTGVDLVLFQDGGVVGYDESGAVQLVVDLPWAFDASGAPVPTWYELDGNVLTQVVDHSSGSFQYPIVADPTNYGGNTMYKNISAAADPAGGDRVSVTVGTYNFSRASDSAIWESYKSLVPSKYEAETMRKQLICHARNIGAVKNPWNLETRRPNVSYADFVLNLCNPN from the coding sequence ATGGCGGCTGCAGTAGGTCTGGCCGCGTCGTCATTCGGTGCGGTTGCCGCTCACGCGGACAGCAGCGAGGAGCCTGATGCCGCGACTTTCGTAACGCAGATCGTTCCGGAGGCTCTCGCCTCCACGGCTCCTCTCAACGCATCGGCGGAAGGGCTCGAGGCACACGTGGGAGATGTGGACGTGGCGATTCCTTATGGTGCGACCGAGCCGATTCAGCTGGTGTCCGACGGAGCCGAGATCTCTGTAGGGATCGATGCGGCCGTGTCGGGCGCATCGCTCGCAGTGGGAGGTCATGCGGCTGCTTTCGCCCACGCAGATGGGGACGCATCCGTGGTGAACCTGAATGATGATGGCAGCCTGCGGATCACGTCGGTGCTCCAATCCGCTCAGAGTCAGGACTCCTTCTCCTACACCTACACGGGCGTGGACCTCGTGCTGTTTCAGGACGGCGGGGTGGTCGGGTACGACGAAAGCGGCGCGGTGCAGCTGGTCGTCGACCTCCCGTGGGCATTCGACGCCTCAGGAGCCCCTGTGCCGACGTGGTACGAGCTGGACGGGAACGTTCTGACCCAGGTGGTTGACCACTCCTCGGGTTCTTTCCAGTACCCGATCGTCGCGGATCCGACCAACTATGGCGGTAACACGATGTACAAGAACATCTCCGCAGCCGCGGATCCCGCCGGCGGAGACAGGGTCTCGGTGACCGTCGGGACCTACAACTTCAGCCGTGCCAGCGACAGCGCCATCTGGGAGTCGTACAAGAGCCTGGTGCCCTCCAAGTACGAAGCCGAGACGATGAGGAAGCAGCTGATCTGTCATGCGAGGAATATCGGCGCCGTCAAGAACCCCTGGAATCTGGAGACTCGTCGTCCCAACGTGAGCTACGCGGACTTTGTTCTCAACCTTTGCAACCCCAACTAG
- a CDS encoding glycoside hydrolase family 172 protein, which produces MTYAPSDLASLAALRPVQTRSISPENFDGSAGGGGRATEGTGASCARDLGPGWKISPSVDVKAGETFDLAKIEGAGKITHIWITTHTDNWRTLLLRAYWDGAEEPAVEVPYGDFFCNGWGVFAQVNSQTIAANPHGGFNSYWPMPFKDGARLTIENTSVVDVRIYYQVTYEIGGDHSNDAYFHAQWRRSNPLEELTPHVILEGIEGQGQYVGTYIAWGVNSNGWWGEGEIKFYLDDDSDYPTIAGTGTEDYFGGAWNFDIPGSGYTQFSTPYLGMPQVIKPDGLYVSQQRFGMYRWHLLDPIHFSTGIPKVDIQALGWRSGWRYLPLRDDIASTAVFYLDRPTARRPRTPSADDLEVHLGTAPVPDLGATPPR; this is translated from the coding sequence ATGACTTACGCACCCTCCGATCTGGCGAGCCTCGCAGCGCTGCGACCCGTGCAGACCCGCTCCATCTCCCCCGAGAACTTCGACGGATCCGCTGGGGGCGGAGGCCGGGCGACCGAGGGTACCGGGGCCTCCTGCGCCCGTGACCTCGGCCCCGGCTGGAAGATCTCCCCCAGCGTCGATGTGAAGGCCGGCGAGACCTTCGACCTCGCGAAGATCGAGGGTGCGGGCAAGATCACGCACATCTGGATCACGACGCACACCGACAACTGGCGCACGCTCCTGCTGCGCGCGTACTGGGACGGCGCCGAGGAACCCGCGGTCGAGGTGCCGTACGGCGACTTCTTCTGCAACGGGTGGGGCGTGTTCGCTCAGGTGAACTCGCAGACGATCGCCGCGAACCCGCACGGCGGCTTCAACTCTTACTGGCCGATGCCGTTCAAGGACGGCGCCCGCCTGACCATCGAGAACACCTCGGTCGTCGACGTGCGCATCTACTACCAGGTGACCTACGAGATCGGGGGCGACCACTCGAACGACGCCTACTTCCACGCGCAGTGGCGGCGATCGAACCCGCTCGAGGAGCTGACCCCGCACGTCATCCTCGAGGGCATCGAGGGGCAGGGCCAGTACGTCGGCACCTACATCGCGTGGGGCGTCAACTCGAACGGCTGGTGGGGCGAGGGCGAGATCAAGTTCTACCTCGACGACGACAGCGATTACCCCACGATCGCCGGCACCGGCACCGAGGACTACTTCGGCGGCGCCTGGAACTTCGACATCCCCGGCAGCGGATACACCCAGTTCTCCACGCCCTACCTGGGCATGCCGCAGGTCATCAAGCCCGACGGACTGTATGTGAGCCAGCAGCGTTTCGGGATGTACCGCTGGCACCTCCTCGACCCGATCCACTTCTCGACCGGGATCCCGAAGGTCGACATCCAGGCCCTCGGCTGGCGGAGCGGATGGCGCTACCTGCCGCTGCGTGACGACATCGCCTCGACGGCCGTGTTCTACCTCGATCGCCCGACCGCACGTCGACCAAGGACGCCCTCGGCCGACGACCTGGAGGTGCACCTAGGAACCGCTCCGGTGCCCGACCTGGGAGCGACCCCTCCGCGCTGA
- a CDS encoding LacI family DNA-binding transcriptional regulator produces MATIYDVAELAKVSPATVSRVFNGTSVSEDKVAAVRDAAAKLNFTPNRTARTLRRQSSEVIALVIPDIENPYFTEMARGVEDVASEAGYSVVLCNSDAQVEKEATYLRIAIAEHMSGIIIATADENSNLDSILATGRPVVAVDRSTTYDIDGVVMANRAAGTSAAKDLLDAGYRRIAYIGGPEHIDTAAERAAGWRAALSAARPELDLDELERFATFRVDGGRAAMEELLALPEPPDAVVAGNNLIGVGAIQVLTERGLTPPQVGVAVIGSLPFTTLSPTAVTVVRLPARHMGVTAARMLLDRIGGDAQPSRTVVLRNEIQPASAVRS; encoded by the coding sequence ATGGCCACGATCTACGACGTCGCGGAGCTGGCGAAGGTCTCTCCCGCCACCGTGTCGCGCGTCTTCAACGGCACGAGCGTGTCGGAGGACAAGGTCGCCGCCGTGCGCGACGCCGCGGCGAAGCTCAACTTCACGCCGAATCGCACGGCCAGGACCCTGCGACGTCAGAGCTCCGAGGTCATCGCGCTCGTGATCCCCGACATCGAGAACCCGTACTTCACCGAGATGGCGCGAGGCGTCGAGGACGTCGCCTCGGAGGCCGGATACTCGGTCGTCCTGTGCAATTCCGACGCCCAGGTCGAGAAGGAGGCGACGTATCTGCGGATCGCGATCGCCGAGCACATGTCGGGCATCATCATCGCGACGGCGGATGAGAACTCCAACCTCGACAGCATCCTCGCCACCGGACGTCCCGTCGTGGCCGTCGACCGCAGCACGACCTACGACATCGACGGCGTCGTGATGGCGAACAGGGCGGCTGGCACCTCGGCCGCCAAGGACCTGCTCGACGCCGGGTACCGGCGTATCGCCTACATCGGCGGGCCCGAGCACATCGACACGGCGGCCGAGCGCGCCGCAGGATGGCGCGCGGCGCTGAGCGCCGCCCGCCCCGAGCTCGACCTCGACGAGCTCGAGCGCTTCGCGACCTTCCGCGTCGACGGCGGACGTGCGGCGATGGAGGAGCTGCTCGCGCTCCCCGAACCGCCGGATGCCGTGGTGGCCGGCAACAACCTCATCGGCGTCGGAGCGATCCAGGTGCTCACCGAGCGCGGCCTCACGCCCCCGCAGGTGGGCGTCGCGGTGATCGGCTCGCTGCCGTTCACGACGCTGTCGCCCACCGCGGTGACCGTCGTGCGACTGCCGGCGCGGCACATGGGCGTGACGGCGGCGCGGATGCTGCTGGACCGCATCGGCGGCGACGCCCAGCCCTCGCGCACCGTGGTGCTGCGCAACGAGATCCAGCCCGCGAGCGCCGTCCGGAGCTGA